A single Limisphaerales bacterium DNA region contains:
- a CDS encoding RraA family protein, with product MSDPIPILEKLYTAVVADVLDHLGHRKQTLGTHLRATTATRHVCGRVFTVQAEPVDSIPAEPYKLEMTAIDTAQTGDVLVVDGGNNRDCSFWGELLSTACLAKGVRGTVMSTCTRDLWALEKMDFPVFAIGVTPADSKGRIDVTAIGEPITIDGVHIKNGDYVIGDVDGVVIIPSEALEQTLRLSQEKMAGENSVREDLANGMPVTEAFAKHGIL from the coding sequence TCGGCCATCGCAAACAAACCCTCGGCACCCATCTCCGTGCAACCACCGCCACTCGACACGTGTGTGGCCGCGTCTTCACCGTTCAAGCTGAACCCGTAGATTCCATCCCCGCCGAACCCTACAAACTGGAGATGACCGCCATCGACACCGCCCAAACCGGCGATGTGCTCGTCGTGGATGGCGGCAATAACCGAGATTGCTCGTTCTGGGGCGAACTGCTCTCAACCGCCTGCCTTGCCAAAGGCGTGCGCGGCACCGTGATGAGCACCTGCACTCGCGACCTTTGGGCACTCGAAAAAATGGATTTCCCCGTATTTGCCATTGGCGTCACCCCCGCCGACAGCAAAGGCCGCATCGATGTCACCGCCATTGGCGAGCCCATCACCATCGATGGCGTCCACATCAAAAACGGTGATTACGTGATCGGCGACGTCGATGGTGTGGTCATTATTCCCAGTGAAGCGCTCGAACAAACCCTCCGCCTCTCGCAAGAAAAAATGGCCGGCGAAAACTCCGTGCGCGAAGATCTCGCCAACGGAATGCCCGTCACCGAAGCCTTCGCCAAACACGGGATTCTTTGA
- a CDS encoding glutamine--tRNA ligase/YqeY domain fusion protein has protein sequence MNNAEGREPLKDFIRDRVVADVASGTYPGVVTRFPPEPNGYLHLGHAKSICLNFGIALENNGVCNLRFDDTNPAKEDTEFVESISEDVRWLIEGWADSVISKETFFASSYFEQLHEYAVQLIRDGNAYVCDLSLEEWESYRGAPEQPGKESPHRNRSVEENLDLFSRMRAGEFADGEKTLRAKIDMASPNLHLRDPVIYRIRHEAHHQAGEAWCIYPMYDFTHCLSDSIEGISHSICTLEFEVHRPLYDWVLDQLPVPQPRPHQHEFSRLNPTYMVMSKRKLRQLVEENHVNGWDDPRMPTLAGYRRRGFTAASIRNFCQGVGVTKFKGVTDVGLLENAIREELNKSAERRCAVLDPLEVLIDNYPEGESEELEAVNNPEDESAGKRALPFGRRLFIERADFMEDPPKKFFRLGLGREVRLRYAYFITCQSVEKDAAGNTLRIHCTYDPETRGGSAPDGRKVKGTLHWVSADHAVDAEVRLYDRLFTEAEPEAEGNFLDCLNPDSLKTITAKLEPSLAEFSAGQRVQFERLGYFTPDPKDSAPNQPVFNRIVALRDSWVRQSKN, from the coding sequence ATGAATAACGCCGAAGGCAGGGAACCGTTGAAAGATTTTATCCGCGACCGCGTGGTGGCGGATGTCGCGTCGGGGACGTATCCCGGAGTGGTCACGCGTTTTCCGCCGGAGCCCAATGGTTATTTGCACCTTGGCCACGCGAAATCCATTTGCCTGAACTTCGGGATCGCGTTGGAAAACAACGGTGTGTGCAACCTGCGCTTTGATGACACGAACCCGGCCAAGGAAGACACCGAATTTGTAGAATCCATCTCCGAGGATGTGCGCTGGCTGATTGAGGGCTGGGCGGATTCGGTGATTTCAAAGGAGACATTTTTTGCCTCCAGTTATTTCGAGCAGCTCCACGAATACGCCGTGCAATTGATCCGCGACGGCAACGCGTACGTTTGCGATCTTTCGCTTGAAGAATGGGAATCCTATCGCGGCGCGCCCGAGCAGCCCGGCAAGGAAAGCCCCCATCGCAATCGCAGTGTGGAAGAGAATCTCGATTTGTTTTCCCGCATGCGGGCGGGTGAGTTTGCCGATGGCGAAAAAACCCTGCGCGCCAAGATCGATATGGCCTCGCCGAATTTGCATTTGCGCGATCCCGTGATTTACCGCATCCGCCACGAGGCGCATCATCAGGCCGGCGAGGCGTGGTGCATTTATCCGATGTACGATTTCACGCATTGTCTTTCGGATAGTATTGAGGGCATTTCGCATTCCATCTGCACGCTTGAATTTGAAGTGCACCGGCCGCTGTACGATTGGGTGCTCGACCAACTGCCCGTGCCGCAGCCGCGCCCGCATCAGCACGAGTTTTCGCGCCTGAATCCCACTTATATGGTGATGAGCAAACGCAAGCTGCGGCAGCTCGTGGAGGAAAATCACGTGAACGGCTGGGATGACCCGCGGATGCCTACCCTCGCAGGCTATCGAAGACGCGGCTTCACGGCAGCCTCCATTCGTAATTTTTGTCAGGGCGTGGGCGTCACCAAATTCAAAGGCGTAACCGATGTGGGGCTGTTGGAAAACGCCATTCGCGAAGAGCTCAATAAGTCCGCCGAACGTCGCTGTGCCGTGCTTGATCCGCTGGAAGTGTTGATTGATAATTATCCCGAAGGTGAATCTGAGGAACTTGAAGCGGTCAACAACCCCGAAGATGAAAGCGCTGGCAAACGCGCGTTGCCCTTCGGCCGGCGGCTTTTCATCGAGCGCGCCGATTTCATGGAAGACCCGCCTAAGAAATTTTTCCGGCTTGGGCTCGGTCGCGAAGTACGGTTGCGCTACGCCTATTTTATCACCTGTCAAAGCGTGGAAAAAGACGCCGCCGGAAATACCCTGCGCATCCATTGCACGTACGACCCCGAAACGCGCGGCGGCAGCGCACCCGACGGACGTAAAGTGAAAGGCACCCTTCACTGGGTCAGCGCCGATCACGCCGTGGATGCTGAAGTGCGCCTTTACGACCGCCTTTTCACCGAAGCCGAACCCGAAGCGGAAGGCAATTTTCTTGATTGCCTCAATCCTGATTCACTGAAAACCATCACCGCCAAACTCGAGCCTTCGCTCGCCGAATTCTCAGCGGGCCAACGCGTCCAGTTCGAACGGCTCGGTTATTTTACGCCCGACCCCAAGGACAGTGCGCCGAATCAACCCGTCTTCAACCGCATCGTCGCCCTTCGCGACAGTTGGGTGAGGCAGTCAAAAAATTAG
- a CDS encoding M81 family metallopeptidase, whose product MFHETHTFVDDATSLADFQFRVGDAMVECTGDASPLGGALEFAQKQHWQIIPTLDARATPSGTVNDDVLEIWWAEFKARWQPECDAIFLVLHGAMVCESYPDVEGELLKRIRSLPRANQKPIFGVYDLHANFSRPMAQHADCLIAYRENPHTDARASAVRAAQLLAQHFESGKLPKIQLRQLPIIWPPTGTGTGDDPMRSLEQRARELEGGNIWAINIAAGFAFADTPDTGVSIQTISPTGATAALNELESLALELKEHGTQLDPPIETVMPEICKPANGLTVLVEPSDNIGGGAPGDGTGCLRALVSYHTENATVCLNDPEAVRALSDLRINGKRTLPLGGKGSQFDEGPIELNVEFISRSDGRFELENKQSHLASMCGDFFDMGACAVVRHAGVTILLTSNKTAPFDLGQWRSQGVEPATQNVIVVKAAVAHRAAYDPIATRSFTVDTPGPCSSDLGRLPYQFLTR is encoded by the coding sequence CTGTTCCACGAGACACACACCTTCGTGGACGATGCCACTTCGCTGGCCGATTTCCAATTCCGCGTCGGCGACGCCATGGTCGAATGCACCGGCGATGCCTCCCCGCTGGGTGGCGCACTCGAATTTGCCCAAAAACAACACTGGCAAATCATCCCTACCCTTGATGCCCGCGCCACCCCCAGCGGCACGGTAAATGATGACGTGCTGGAGATTTGGTGGGCCGAATTTAAGGCCCGCTGGCAACCCGAATGCGATGCCATCTTCCTCGTCCTGCACGGCGCCATGGTGTGCGAATCCTACCCCGACGTTGAAGGCGAACTCCTTAAACGCATCCGCAGCCTTCCCCGCGCAAACCAAAAACCAATTTTCGGCGTATACGATTTACACGCAAATTTCTCCCGGCCCATGGCCCAACACGCCGACTGCCTCATCGCCTATCGCGAAAACCCGCACACCGACGCCCGCGCAAGCGCCGTGCGCGCCGCCCAACTGTTGGCACAACATTTTGAATCCGGCAAACTTCCAAAAATCCAACTGCGCCAACTCCCCATCATCTGGCCGCCCACCGGCACCGGAACCGGCGACGACCCAATGCGCTCACTCGAACAACGCGCGCGTGAATTGGAAGGCGGCAACATCTGGGCCATCAACATCGCCGCCGGGTTCGCTTTTGCCGACACGCCCGATACCGGCGTCAGCATCCAAACCATCAGCCCGACCGGAGCGACCGCTGCACTTAACGAACTCGAATCCCTCGCACTGGAATTGAAAGAACACGGCACTCAACTGGATCCACCAATCGAAACCGTGATGCCCGAAATTTGCAAACCCGCCAATGGCCTAACCGTATTGGTGGAACCCAGTGACAACATCGGCGGCGGTGCCCCGGGCGACGGCACCGGCTGCCTGCGCGCGTTGGTTTCATATCACACCGAAAACGCAACCGTGTGCCTCAATGACCCCGAGGCGGTGCGCGCTCTTTCAGATTTGCGCATCAATGGCAAACGCACCCTCCCGCTCGGCGGCAAAGGAAGCCAGTTTGATGAAGGGCCCATTGAGCTGAACGTGGAATTTATTTCGCGGAGCGATGGCCGATTTGAATTGGAAAATAAACAGAGCCATCTCGCCTCAATGTGCGGTGATTTTTTTGACATGGGCGCATGCGCCGTGGTGCGGCACGCGGGTGTCACAATTTTGCTGACCTCGAACAAAACCGCCCCCTTCGATCTCGGCCAATGGCGAAGCCAGGGCGTGGAGCCGGCAACGCAAAATGTGATCGTTGTCAAAGCCGCCGTCGCTCATCGCGCGGCGTACGATCCGATTGCGACGCGTAGTTTCACCGTCGACACCCCGGGGCCGTGCAGCAGTGATTTGGGGCGGTTACCGTATCAATTTCTCACGCGGTGA